A part of Limihaloglobus sulfuriphilus genomic DNA contains:
- a CDS encoding Holliday junction DNA helicase RuvB C-terminal domain-containing protein, whose amino-acid sequence MAGTDVNQVAISSLNHIKGQDKVIDVLRVNIDAYFNSRQNGTCASFGPALLVGPSGTGKSLVAKAVHSELANLDLIEANSEMLTVGEITAMLIQATDETTIFLDEAQSLDTKVQHILLTALSEKKLFTPKKNNKGGYAIPLANFTLILASTHEYLLQDALRNRMRIYARFDYYSNDDLIGIVKQRADSLGWDYESEDVLRIIAKRSKQTPRIALNRNLQMAWNVCSSENRALITLSDTLRAFQLLDIDELGLDALERSYLQELSKNESVRLNVVASKIGLPRQTVANVIEPYLLRQELIEKIGSERVITDKGKAHIEHFFRSNCLIDGDLMTNE is encoded by the coding sequence ATGGCAGGAACAGACGTAAATCAAGTAGCAATATCAAGCCTTAATCACATAAAAGGTCAGGATAAAGTTATAGATGTATTGAGGGTCAACATTGATGCTTACTTTAATAGCCGCCAGAATGGCACGTGTGCTTCGTTCGGCCCAGCCCTACTTGTCGGTCCATCAGGCACTGGAAAGAGCCTTGTTGCAAAGGCTGTGCATTCTGAGCTTGCAAATCTTGACTTAATAGAGGCAAACTCAGAAATGCTTACTGTTGGTGAGATAACTGCTATGCTTATCCAGGCAACCGATGAGACTACTATCTTCTTAGATGAGGCTCAATCCTTGGATACTAAGGTTCAGCACATACTTCTTACTGCTTTGAGCGAAAAGAAGCTCTTTACCCCAAAGAAAAACAATAAGGGCGGCTATGCTATTCCCCTTGCTAACTTTACCCTAATTTTAGCATCTACTCACGAGTATCTTCTTCAAGATGCTTTGAGAAATAGAATGAGGATATACGCCCGTTTTGATTACTATTCAAATGATGATTTGATTGGAATAGTTAAGCAAAGAGCAGACTCTCTTGGATGGGATTACGAGTCTGAAGATGTCTTGCGAATAATAGCAAAGCGGTCTAAACAGACTCCAAGAATAGCTTTAAATAGGAATTTACAGATGGCCTGGAATGTATGCTCATCTGAAAATCGAGCTTTAATAACCTTATCTGATACCTTAAGAGCATTTCAATTGCTTGATATCGATGAATTGGGACTTGATGCTTTAGAACGTTCTTACCTCCAAGAACTTTCAAAAAACGAATCTGTCAGGCTTAATGTTGTTGCATCAAAGATTGGGCTTCCCAGACAGACTGTAGCAAACGTCATTGAACCTTATTTACTAAGGCAGGAACTTATTGAAAAGATTGGCTCTGAAAGGGTTATTACAGATAAAGGCAAAGCCCATATTGAGCATTTTTTTAGAAGTAACTGTCTAATTGATGGAGATTTGATGACCAATGAATGA
- a CDS encoding helix-turn-helix transcriptional regulator: MNDNKMSNFKPVISVSDACKLVGLSRARFYQLLEEGIFPQPLYHIKTKRPYYDKNLQIKLLEIREEGIGNNGDIIIFYSPRKKKNRQNKKSKKEHSVLDDYAETLSSMGIFCNSKELSAALKKLFPDGVGGVEEGIIIRELFRYFKSK; the protein is encoded by the coding sequence ATGAATGATAATAAGATGTCAAATTTCAAACCTGTAATTTCTGTCTCAGATGCCTGTAAACTTGTAGGTCTAAGCAGGGCAAGATTCTATCAGTTGTTAGAAGAGGGAATATTTCCTCAGCCTCTCTATCATATCAAAACTAAGCGTCCTTATTATGACAAGAATTTACAGATTAAGCTTCTTGAAATCAGAGAAGAAGGCATTGGCAACAACGGCGATATCATTATTTTTTATTCCCCGCGAAAAAAGAAAAATCGCCAAAATAAAAAATCCAAAAAGGAGCATTCTGTTCTGGATGATTACGCTGAAACGCTAAGTTCTATGGGAATTTTTTGCAACTCAAAAGAGCTCTCTGCTGCCCTTAAAAAACTCTTCCCTGATGGAGTTGGTGGAGTTGAAGAAGGGATTATAATTCGGGAGCTTTTCAGATATTTTAAGTCAAAATGA
- a CDS encoding tyrosine-type recombinase/integrase has protein sequence MSNSCLTLLPMRDNVTYPASQNKSAIPKQAESDEQLISLWLHGRSRHTQRAYNSDITKFCKSVDKPFQKITLGDLQSFADELIEGELSDSSVKRILSSVKSLFSFGHTIGYLTFDVGAPLKIPSTRETIAERILSQEEVQKIISSVSNTRNRLIIKTLYYTGIRVSELVSLKWKDLQHREQGGQMTILGKGGKSNVLLIPKELWFELMLLRDTVSGEGPVFRSRKGGHLNPGHVERVLKNIAVKAIGKNATPHWYRHSHASHALDNGCPIHLVQKQLNHSSIATTGRYLHARPTESSSKYLK, from the coding sequence ATGTCTAATTCTTGTCTAACTCTTCTCCCAATGCGGGATAATGTCACTTATCCCGCGTCACAGAACAAATCTGCCATTCCCAAGCAGGCAGAGTCCGATGAGCAGCTCATTTCTCTATGGCTTCATGGCCGGAGCAGGCACACTCAAAGAGCTTATAATTCTGATATAACCAAGTTTTGTAAATCTGTTGATAAACCTTTTCAAAAGATTACCCTTGGAGACTTACAGAGCTTTGCAGATGAATTGATAGAAGGTGAACTCTCTGACTCTTCTGTCAAAAGAATTTTATCTTCAGTTAAGAGCTTATTTTCTTTTGGACATACGATAGGGTATCTTACTTTTGATGTTGGAGCACCCTTAAAAATTCCTTCAACAAGAGAAACTATTGCTGAACGTATCTTAAGCCAGGAAGAAGTTCAAAAGATTATATCCTCAGTTTCAAATACTCGAAACAGGCTTATTATAAAGACTCTTTACTATACTGGAATTCGAGTTTCAGAGCTTGTATCACTCAAGTGGAAAGACCTTCAGCATCGGGAGCAAGGCGGCCAAATGACAATTTTGGGCAAAGGGGGAAAATCTAATGTATTGCTAATCCCCAAAGAATTATGGTTTGAGTTGATGCTATTGAGGGATACTGTATCTGGTGAAGGGCCTGTTTTTAGAAGCCGTAAAGGCGGGCATCTGAATCCAGGTCATGTAGAAAGAGTTCTCAAAAATATAGCAGTAAAAGCCATAGGTAAAAATGCAACTCCCCACTGGTATCGCCATAGCCACGCAAGCCATGCATTAGACAACGGATGTCCAATTCATCTTGTGCAGAAACAGCTCAATCATAGCTCTATTGCCACTACTGGCAGGTATTTACACGCCAGGCCTACAGAGAGCAGTTCTAAATATTTGAAGTAA